In Halogeometricum sp. S1BR25-6, a single genomic region encodes these proteins:
- a CDS encoding potassium channel family protein: MRELQNVEGFHPRDLSKRQRLLVVYAFGLVAVVLVYTYLYNVGMRTLEGRPQSMFRSFNAVIATLTTTGFGSDAPWTNPLMLSLLGAMQVTGVVVGFVTLRVLVIPLFERAPLELDDRLSSKDGHVVVAEYGRDTDLLLDELEALETGYVLLESDQDEAKRLSDEGYQAIHGDPEKPSDLRRASVEDAAFLVADAGDRTAGVVLTALELNEDLRVVGFSESPRHERAFAQLGVDRCISPHALVGRRLAQKATTPVVVDPPADGGTEAGADGNADEDALVVRELLVGQEGPLCGVRLGDSPLADRSEVTAVAGWFDGELRVPLSPDDELAANTVLVVAGPPDAVAAATGDFPASDARGTRGTSRSGALVVGRGEGGRAAADVFSGVPVTTVDRAAAADPDVVGDATDPETFREAGISDASTVVVTVGDDSTALLTAATARSLSDDAEILVRMTDAGKVSAAARAGTDYALSAQRACARVVAAEVRGERVVDPAGQIRLVRAGEDSFVGESLADLRGGDDGRTVVGVVRDGAVETDGESAVAPGDYVLVVEGDGAGTNPE, encoded by the coding sequence GTCTACGCGTTCGGCCTCGTCGCCGTCGTCCTCGTCTACACCTACCTCTACAACGTCGGGATGCGGACGCTCGAAGGCCGCCCGCAGTCGATGTTCCGCTCGTTCAACGCGGTCATCGCGACGCTCACGACGACCGGGTTCGGGTCGGACGCGCCGTGGACGAACCCGCTCATGCTCAGCCTCCTGGGAGCGATGCAGGTGACCGGCGTCGTCGTCGGGTTCGTGACGCTCCGCGTCCTCGTCATCCCCCTCTTCGAGCGGGCGCCGCTCGAACTCGACGACCGCCTCTCCTCGAAGGACGGCCACGTCGTCGTCGCGGAGTACGGGCGCGACACCGACCTCCTCCTCGACGAGTTGGAGGCGCTGGAGACCGGATACGTCCTCCTCGAATCCGACCAGGACGAGGCCAAACGGCTCTCCGACGAGGGGTACCAGGCCATCCACGGCGACCCCGAGAAGCCCTCGGACCTCCGACGGGCGTCCGTCGAGGACGCCGCCTTCCTCGTCGCCGACGCGGGCGACCGGACCGCGGGCGTCGTCCTGACGGCGCTGGAACTGAACGAGGACCTCCGCGTCGTCGGCTTCTCGGAGTCCCCCCGCCACGAACGGGCGTTCGCGCAACTCGGCGTCGACAGGTGCATCTCCCCGCACGCCCTCGTCGGCCGTCGACTCGCGCAGAAGGCGACGACGCCGGTCGTGGTCGACCCGCCGGCCGACGGCGGAACCGAGGCGGGAGCGGATGGCAACGCGGACGAGGATGCGCTCGTCGTCCGCGAACTTCTCGTCGGTCAGGAGGGCCCCCTCTGCGGCGTCCGCCTCGGAGACTCTCCCCTCGCCGACCGCTCCGAGGTGACCGCCGTCGCGGGGTGGTTCGACGGCGAACTCAGAGTCCCCCTCTCGCCGGACGACGAACTCGCGGCCAACACGGTGCTGGTCGTCGCCGGCCCGCCGGACGCCGTCGCGGCGGCGACGGGCGACTTCCCGGCCTCGGACGCCCGCGGGACGCGCGGGACGTCGCGGTCGGGCGCACTCGTCGTCGGCCGCGGCGAGGGGGGACGGGCGGCCGCCGACGTCTTCTCGGGCGTCCCGGTCACGACCGTCGACCGCGCGGCGGCGGCGGACCCGGACGTGGTCGGCGACGCGACGGACCCCGAGACGTTCCGCGAGGCGGGTATCTCGGACGCCTCGACGGTCGTCGTCACCGTCGGCGACGACTCCACCGCGCTCCTGACCGCGGCGACGGCCCGGTCGCTCTCGGACGACGCGGAGATACTCGTCCGGATGACGGACGCGGGGAAAGTGTCGGCGGCGGCGCGGGCGGGCACCGACTACGCCCTCTCGGCGCAACGGGCCTGCGCCCGGGTGGTCGCCGCGGAGGTTCGCGGCGAACGGGTGGTCGACCCCGCCGGGCAGATTCGGCTCGTTCGCGCCGGTGAGGACTCCTTCGTCGGCGAGTCGCTCGCCGACTTGCGAGGCGGCGACGACGGGCGGACCGTCGTCGGCGTCGTCCGCGACGGGGCCGTCGAGACGGACGGAGAGAGCGCCGTCGCTCCCGGAGATTACGTTCTCGTCGTCGAGGGCGACGGAGCGGGGACGAACCCCGAGTGA
- a CDS encoding electron transfer flavoprotein subunit alpha/FixB family protein, translating into MSPDVLAVAEHRRGDVREVSYELVTAGRELADATGGDLHLAVISGRIDEFTTRLDLEGVDRIHTVDYGEEFNHDVYTQVVCALADELDPQYVLAPNSVNGLDYAPAVANRLGLPLVTDAVGIEYDGGLTVTREMYGSKVETTVEVDAERTVTTIRPGEWVTTEAIGDAEVTPFEFEVDESAVNSEVTGFEEVAGGDVDIADAEVLVSVGRGIEEEENVELVERLADALGATLSSSRPIVDNGWLPKNRQVGQSGKVVTPKVYIAIGISGAVQHVAGMKGSETIVAINNDPNAPIFDIADYGVVGDLFDVVPELIEEFE; encoded by the coding sequence ATGAGTCCGGACGTGCTCGCGGTGGCCGAACACCGCCGCGGCGACGTGCGCGAGGTGAGCTACGAACTCGTGACCGCGGGGCGCGAACTCGCGGACGCGACCGGCGGCGACCTCCACCTGGCCGTGATAAGCGGACGAATCGACGAGTTCACGACGCGCTTGGACCTCGAGGGGGTCGACCGCATCCACACCGTCGACTACGGCGAGGAGTTCAACCACGACGTGTACACGCAGGTCGTCTGCGCCCTCGCGGACGAACTCGACCCGCAGTACGTCCTCGCGCCGAACTCGGTGAACGGTCTCGACTACGCGCCCGCCGTGGCGAACCGCCTCGGCCTCCCTCTCGTGACCGACGCCGTCGGCATCGAGTACGACGGCGGCCTCACCGTCACGCGCGAGATGTACGGGTCGAAGGTGGAGACCACCGTCGAAGTCGACGCCGAGCGGACCGTCACGACGATTCGCCCCGGCGAGTGGGTAACGACGGAGGCCATCGGCGACGCCGAGGTGACCCCGTTCGAGTTCGAGGTGGACGAGTCGGCGGTCAACTCCGAGGTCACCGGCTTCGAGGAGGTGGCCGGCGGCGACGTCGACATCGCGGACGCCGAGGTGCTCGTCTCCGTCGGGCGCGGCATCGAGGAGGAGGAGAACGTCGAACTCGTCGAACGACTCGCCGACGCTCTCGGCGCGACGCTCTCCTCCTCGCGACCCATCGTCGACAACGGTTGGCTTCCGAAGAACCGGCAGGTCGGCCAGTCGGGCAAGGTCGTCACGCCGAAAGTGTACATCGCCATCGGCATCTCCGGGGCGGTCCAGCACGTCGCCGGGATGAAAGGCTCCGAGACCATCGTCGCCATCAACAACGACCCGAACGCCCCCATCTTCGACATCGCGGACTACGGCGTCGTCGGCGACCTGTTCGACGTGGTTCCCGAACTCATCGAGGAGTTCGAGTAG
- a CDS encoding electron transfer flavoprotein subunit beta/FixA family protein, producing the protein MKVLVTVKEVAEVEDDFEIADLDIDPRYLEYDLNEWDEYAVEAAVQLAEAADEEVEVVSATIGPERSEETVRMALAKGVDRAVRVWDDDVEAAEFLDVASKVRLLEAVVAEEDPDIVLTGVQANDTGFGATGVALADAVGFEWGAVVNHLDIEGVLADGVAHVHRELEGGIDEITEIDLPAVLTIQTGINEPRYASLRGIRQAQSKEIAHKTLSDLGLDHEAVAGELFLTEMYEPEAESDATYFDGDAGEQASQLATALREKGVGAE; encoded by the coding sequence ATGAAGGTTCTCGTGACCGTCAAGGAGGTGGCCGAAGTCGAGGACGACTTCGAGATAGCCGACCTCGATATCGACCCGCGGTACCTCGAATACGACCTGAACGAGTGGGACGAGTACGCCGTCGAGGCGGCGGTCCAACTCGCCGAGGCGGCCGACGAAGAGGTCGAAGTCGTGTCGGCGACCATCGGCCCCGAGCGAAGCGAGGAGACCGTCCGGATGGCCCTCGCGAAGGGCGTCGACCGGGCGGTCCGCGTCTGGGACGACGACGTGGAGGCGGCCGAGTTCCTCGACGTGGCCTCGAAGGTTCGCCTCCTCGAAGCCGTCGTCGCGGAGGAGGACCCCGACATCGTCCTCACGGGCGTGCAGGCGAACGACACCGGATTCGGCGCGACGGGCGTCGCCCTCGCCGACGCCGTCGGCTTCGAGTGGGGCGCGGTCGTGAACCATCTCGACATCGAGGGCGTCCTGGCGGACGGCGTCGCGCACGTCCACCGCGAGCTAGAGGGCGGCATCGACGAGATAACCGAAATCGACCTCCCCGCGGTGCTGACCATCCAGACGGGTATCAACGAACCACGCTACGCCAGCCTCCGCGGCATCCGGCAGGCGCAGTCGAAGGAGATAGCCCACAAGACCCTCTCGGACCTCGGCCTCGACCACGAGGCCGTCGCGGGCGAACTGTTCCTGACCGAGATGTACGAACCCGAGGCTGAGTCCGACGCGACGTACTTCGACGGCGACGCCGGGGAGCAGGCGTCGCAACTCGCGACGGCCCTGCGGGAGAAGGGGGTGGGCGCGGAATGA
- a CDS encoding helix-turn-helix transcriptional regulator translates to MRISALAVALLLVLSGVVPATAAAADAESGAPRVEAPGTAVSPQIDGPFDGDPRTVIRIGLGDDGDAEWRVEMHYRFDSPNESDAFRRLGEEYVDGNTDVGVRADLFERIAARTSEATGRDMEIQNATYDYSVDGEAGTGTLTVEFVWTNFLRQMEDGNLALGDAFRLPSDGEPESWLSLLSEDQRLYVETPPGYATDTTSIEVLQRNNAIILDGPSAFEGEDALVVTYRPTNITDPGGIPWTLVVSGGVVIALLVLLAVVLFRWRSGTGGESGTGTATGTESGAGERPSGGGGRPDDAVSGATGETTNGGVSAGPAAAGEGAGAAPTSEEGAAEAEEPAVDLSLLSDEERIEHLLERNGGRMKQATIVAETDWSDAKVSQLLSAMAEEGRVDKLRLGRENLISLPEEDGGGSGDSADDGNGDRDGSADAR, encoded by the coding sequence ATGCGGATATCCGCGTTGGCCGTTGCCCTCCTCCTCGTGCTCTCCGGCGTCGTCCCCGCGACCGCTGCGGCGGCCGACGCCGAGAGCGGCGCTCCCCGGGTCGAAGCGCCGGGAACCGCCGTCAGCCCCCAAATCGACGGACCGTTCGACGGCGACCCGCGAACCGTGATACGCATCGGCCTCGGCGACGACGGCGACGCGGAGTGGCGCGTCGAGATGCACTACCGGTTCGACTCGCCGAACGAGTCCGACGCCTTCAGACGCCTGGGCGAGGAGTACGTCGACGGAAACACCGACGTCGGCGTCCGCGCCGACCTGTTCGAGCGAATCGCCGCGCGGACGAGCGAAGCGACCGGCCGCGACATGGAGATTCAGAACGCGACGTACGACTACAGCGTCGACGGTGAGGCCGGGACGGGGACGCTCACCGTCGAGTTCGTCTGGACGAACTTCCTGCGGCAGATGGAGGACGGCAACCTCGCGCTGGGCGACGCCTTCCGACTGCCGAGCGACGGGGAGCCCGAGTCGTGGCTGTCGCTTCTGAGCGAGGACCAGCGGCTGTACGTCGAGACGCCGCCGGGGTACGCGACGGACACCACGAGCATCGAGGTGCTCCAGCGGAACAACGCCATCATCCTCGACGGGCCATCGGCGTTCGAGGGCGAGGATGCGCTCGTGGTGACGTACCGGCCGACGAATATCACCGACCCGGGCGGCATCCCGTGGACGCTCGTCGTCAGCGGGGGCGTCGTCATCGCCCTCCTTGTTCTCCTGGCCGTGGTCCTCTTCCGCTGGCGGTCGGGGACCGGGGGCGAGAGCGGAACGGGAACGGCGACGGGGACCGAGTCCGGGGCGGGAGAACGTCCGAGCGGGGGCGGCGGGCGACCCGACGACGCGGTGTCCGGCGCGACGGGGGAAACGACGAACGGCGGCGTCAGCGCCGGACCCGCCGCGGCGGGCGAGGGCGCGGGGGCCGCCCCGACGTCCGAGGAGGGCGCCGCCGAAGCGGAGGAACCCGCGGTCGACCTCTCCTTGCTCTCGGACGAGGAGCGGATCGAGCACCTGCTCGAACGGAACGGGGGACGGATGAAGCAGGCGACCATCGTCGCGGAGACGGACTGGTCGGACGCGAAAGTCTCGCAACTGCTGTCGGCGATGGCCGAGGAGGGGCGCGTCGACAAACTCCGCCTCGGCCGGGAGAACCTCATCTCCCTGCCGGAGGAGGACGGGGGCGGAAGCGGCGACAGCGCGGACGACGGGAACGGAGACAGAGACGGGAGCGCGGACGCGAGGTAG
- a CDS encoding DUF7096 domain-containing protein yields MRALPAVFVAVLVLSTVVGAAAPGATPVADGTGVASATPAAPAAADSDSAPATVGAPAAGASAQVGVPTTQLASNETASNATLHVLGVPPDRVNRSSLEGRTVDLGPALAFEDNETKLTIETLAAVERIRSADTEDRRQQVILQELTTIEQRIISLRSRQQAAISAYGAGDLTPRRFLVRLAVIDLEARALDERRQRIDASAESISDFSVESRSATLERELDTFTGPVRQHAVSVLQGDAERARFFLQTGPDSVVATTIRNETYVREAYREDLRARGTGIITLDEALNNTTQAYPYISALGLRESGTSVSGTRQGDNSVLVRIQHERGQLYAFVDSGSKQVFKEFQYRPLDTLRTTPTDGAVKDGLELTAHQTYAGGPVRIQLNRTDSDRPANARITVGPQNGQSAVVGETGDDGTLWTMAPGRTYQVTAIRGNSVVVLTVRPEAPPLVNQTTSGAENATASQAPRSPSDA; encoded by the coding sequence ATGAGAGCCCTCCCCGCCGTGTTCGTCGCGGTCCTCGTGCTTTCGACCGTCGTCGGAGCGGCGGCGCCGGGGGCGACCCCGGTCGCGGACGGGACCGGCGTCGCCTCCGCTACTCCCGCCGCCCCTGCCGCCGCCGACTCCGACTCCGCTCCCGCAACCGTCGGCGCTCCCGCCGCGGGCGCGTCGGCGCAGGTCGGCGTCCCGACGACGCAACTGGCCTCGAACGAGACGGCGAGCAATGCGACCCTCCACGTGCTCGGGGTTCCGCCCGACCGGGTGAACCGAAGCTCCCTGGAGGGGCGAACGGTCGACTTGGGTCCGGCGCTCGCCTTCGAGGACAACGAGACGAAGCTGACCATCGAGACGCTCGCGGCCGTCGAGCGGATTCGGTCGGCCGACACGGAGGACCGCCGACAACAGGTGATTCTCCAGGAACTGACGACCATCGAACAGCGCATCATCTCGCTGCGCTCGCGCCAGCAGGCGGCCATCAGCGCCTACGGGGCAGGGGACCTGACGCCGCGGCGCTTCCTCGTCCGCCTCGCCGTCATCGACCTGGAGGCGCGAGCGCTCGACGAGCGCAGACAGCGAATCGACGCCTCAGCCGAGTCGATATCCGACTTCTCGGTCGAGTCTCGGTCCGCGACGCTCGAACGCGAACTCGACACGTTCACCGGACCGGTGCGACAGCACGCCGTCAGCGTCCTGCAGGGGGACGCCGAGCGCGCGCGCTTCTTCCTCCAGACCGGCCCCGACAGCGTTGTCGCCACCACCATCAGAAACGAGACGTACGTCCGCGAGGCGTACCGCGAGGACCTGCGAGCGCGCGGCACCGGAATCATCACGCTCGACGAGGCCCTCAACAACACCACGCAGGCGTACCCCTACATCAGCGCGCTGGGACTGCGCGAGAGCGGAACCAGCGTCTCCGGCACCCGACAGGGCGACAACAGCGTCCTCGTCCGCATCCAGCACGAACGCGGACAGTTGTACGCGTTCGTCGACAGCGGCTCGAAGCAGGTGTTCAAGGAGTTCCAGTACCGCCCGCTCGACACCCTCCGGACGACGCCCACCGACGGCGCGGTGAAGGACGGCCTCGAACTCACCGCCCACCAGACGTACGCCGGCGGTCCCGTCCGCATCCAACTGAACCGGACCGACTCCGACCGACCCGCGAACGCCCGCATCACCGTCGGCCCGCAGAACGGACAGAGCGCCGTCGTCGGCGAGACGGGCGACGACGGAACGCTGTGGACGATGGCGCCCGGACGGACCTACCAGGTGACCGCCATCAGGGGGAACTCGGTCGTCGTCCTGACCGTCCGGCCCGAGGCCCCGCCGCTCGTGAACCAGACGACGAGCGGCGCCGAGAACGCCACCGCGTCGCAGGCCCCCCGGTCCCCGTCCGACGCCTGA
- a CDS encoding archaellin/type IV pilin N-terminal domain-containing protein, protein MTDRALSPVVATLLLVVLVLSMAVVVGAASDALVTDASARAAAAGPDPDPNLAPTAFSLSAVGDELVVTYERGPTLDASSLRLRVAVDGDPLAFQPPLPFFAARGFRSGPTGPFNVAADGAWTAGETATLAVAETNDPELKPGRTVTVRLFRGSSSRPLATLTASVSAAPG, encoded by the coding sequence GTGACCGACCGCGCGCTCTCGCCCGTCGTGGCGACGTTGCTGCTCGTCGTTCTCGTCCTCTCGATGGCCGTCGTCGTCGGGGCGGCGAGCGACGCCCTCGTCACCGACGCGTCCGCCCGCGCCGCGGCCGCCGGCCCCGACCCCGACCCGAACCTCGCGCCGACGGCGTTCTCGCTGTCGGCCGTCGGCGACGAACTGGTCGTGACGTACGAGCGCGGCCCGACGCTCGACGCGTCGTCGCTCCGACTCCGCGTCGCCGTCGACGGCGACCCGCTGGCGTTCCAGCCGCCGCTCCCGTTCTTCGCGGCCCGGGGGTTCCGCTCGGGTCCGACCGGCCCGTTCAACGTCGCCGCCGACGGCGCGTGGACGGCGGGCGAGACGGCGACGCTCGCGGTGGCGGAGACGAACGACCCCGAACTCAAACCGGGTCGGACCGTCACGGTTCGGCTCTTCCGGGGGTCCTCGTCGCGCCCGCTGGCGACGCTGACGGCGTCTGTGAGCGCGGCTCCGGGATAA
- a CDS encoding methyltransferase domain-containing protein, with the protein MGVLENKSRARLFYKYLSKVYDRINPFIWNEEMRDEALELLDIQPGDRVLDVGSGTGFATEGLLRYTDDVHALDQSIHQMQKAFAKFGRNDRVRFYRGDAERLPFKENAFDVLWSSGSIEYWPNPVDALEEFRRVVKPGHRVLVVGPDYPETGPFQHLADAIMLFYDEHEAQRMFEEAGFVDVEHHIQQAAPGTPRAITTVARVPETDAEADADAETELEA; encoded by the coding sequence ATGGGAGTCCTCGAGAACAAGTCACGGGCGCGCCTGTTCTACAAGTACCTCTCGAAGGTGTACGACCGGATTAACCCCTTCATCTGGAACGAGGAAATGCGCGACGAGGCGCTCGAACTCCTCGACATCCAACCGGGCGACCGGGTACTCGACGTGGGGTCCGGCACCGGGTTCGCCACCGAGGGACTCCTGCGGTACACCGACGACGTCCACGCTCTCGACCAGAGCATCCACCAGATGCAGAAGGCGTTCGCGAAGTTCGGGCGGAACGACCGGGTACGCTTCTACCGCGGCGACGCCGAGCGCCTCCCGTTCAAGGAGAACGCCTTCGACGTGCTGTGGTCCTCCGGGTCCATCGAGTACTGGCCCAATCCGGTCGACGCCCTCGAAGAGTTCCGCCGGGTCGTCAAGCCGGGCCACCGCGTCCTCGTCGTCGGTCCGGACTACCCGGAGACGGGGCCGTTCCAGCACCTCGCCGACGCAATCATGCTGTTCTACGACGAGCACGAGGCCCAGCGGATGTTCGAGGAGGCCGGCTTCGTGGACGTCGAACACCACATCCAGCAGGCCGCCCCCGGGACGCCGCGGGCCATCACCACCGTCGCGCGCGTGCCGGAGACCGACGCCGAGGCCGACGCCGACGCCGAGACCGAACTGGAAGCCTGA
- the ahaH gene encoding ATP synthase archaeal subunit H — MPRPEVLERIKTAESEADDIVAEAEADREERIADARQEAEEIRQQAEEEAREYESERLEEAREEIEEEREAVLEEGESERRRLIEEAESNVEEAVEYTIDRFEEAVNAQT; from the coding sequence ATGCCGAGACCAGAGGTTCTCGAACGGATCAAAACGGCCGAATCCGAGGCTGACGATATCGTCGCCGAGGCTGAGGCGGACCGCGAAGAGCGGATCGCCGACGCGCGTCAGGAGGCCGAAGAGATCCGTCAACAAGCCGAAGAGGAGGCACGTGAGTACGAGTCCGAGCGTCTCGAAGAGGCTCGCGAGGAGATCGAGGAGGAGCGGGAAGCCGTCCTCGAAGAGGGCGAATCGGAGCGCAGACGACTCATCGAAGAGGCGGAGTCGAACGTGGAGGAGGCGGTCGAGTACACCATCGACCGGTTCGAGGAGGCGGTGAATGCTCAGACCTGA
- a CDS encoding V-type ATP synthase subunit I, whose product MLRPEQMSKVSVTGSKRVMDPVIETVHDLNLLHVTEYDNSWDGFDPGDPVAGAETASDKLVTVRSLESILDVDEEDAGPTRIVTDDALEAELEEIRTKVNELDDERQALRQDRREIEERIDAMEPFEDIGIDLNLLSGYDSIQVAVGRGNRDAIERAVVDSDHLVEYEIYEGDDALAVFARPASGADDSALTDALVSADFATLEVPDAKGSPQEYIRELEHEHQQISSELESVEDELSNMKLDAAGFLLAAEEKLSIDVQKTEAPLSFATTENAFIAEGWIPTDRFTEFKAALKDDIGERVEVEELQRAQFSKDGSDHVREDPAAGSGGTGKPAAADGGHASDSASESSDNEARADGGAVVMDDDEPPTIQRNSGPVKPFEVLVQAVSRPSYYEFDPTVILFLTFPAFFGFMIGDLGYGLIYTAIGYFLYANFDDRPAFKSMGGITIAAGLFTTLFGILYGEVFGLHLIATYLWEGVVGLSHAPIEKGLSPATSEWALGWLVVSVLVGVIHLNIAWIFDFFENLELHDAKHAVYESGSWLLMLNGLWIWIFSDALRGTAPEFLYETFSADGVIPLGFSSFPAMELFTIPGLGPFTLPLLVFVIGFVLLFVGEPVEAVEFLNVLVNVLSYTRLAGVLLAKAGMAFTVNLLFFGVYVDDHGGWHFGLSGMPDAAAVAALGPGETLSYHGYQVTEIMFGGLVHGGAATILVGLLVLVVGHIAVLALGVTSAGLQAVRLEYVEFFNKFFEGGGRDYEPFGYDRQFTTED is encoded by the coding sequence ATGCTCAGACCTGAGCAGATGAGCAAAGTCTCCGTGACCGGGTCCAAGCGCGTGATGGACCCCGTCATCGAGACGGTCCACGACCTCAACCTGCTTCACGTGACCGAGTACGACAACTCGTGGGACGGGTTCGACCCGGGCGACCCCGTCGCGGGCGCCGAGACGGCGTCGGACAAACTCGTCACGGTCCGTTCCCTCGAGAGCATCCTCGACGTCGACGAGGAGGACGCGGGGCCGACCCGCATCGTCACCGACGACGCGTTGGAGGCCGAACTCGAAGAGATCCGCACGAAGGTCAACGAACTCGACGACGAGCGACAGGCGCTCCGTCAGGACCGCCGCGAGATCGAAGAGCGCATCGACGCGATGGAACCGTTCGAGGACATCGGTATCGACCTCAATCTCCTGTCGGGGTACGACTCGATACAGGTCGCCGTCGGGCGGGGCAACCGCGACGCGATAGAGCGCGCCGTCGTCGACTCCGACCACCTGGTCGAGTACGAGATATACGAGGGCGACGACGCGCTCGCGGTGTTCGCGCGACCGGCGTCCGGCGCCGACGACTCCGCGCTCACCGACGCCCTCGTCAGCGCCGACTTCGCCACGCTCGAAGTCCCGGACGCGAAGGGAAGTCCGCAGGAGTACATCCGCGAACTCGAACACGAGCACCAGCAGATCTCCTCGGAGCTTGAATCCGTCGAGGACGAACTGTCGAACATGAAGCTCGACGCGGCGGGCTTTCTCCTCGCGGCCGAAGAGAAACTCTCCATCGACGTCCAGAAGACCGAGGCGCCGCTGTCGTTCGCGACGACGGAGAACGCCTTCATCGCCGAGGGCTGGATTCCGACCGACCGATTCACAGAGTTCAAGGCCGCGCTGAAGGACGACATCGGCGAACGCGTCGAAGTCGAGGAACTCCAGCGTGCGCAGTTCTCGAAGGACGGGAGCGACCACGTGCGCGAGGACCCGGCCGCCGGCAGCGGCGGGACCGGGAAGCCGGCCGCCGCCGACGGCGGTCACGCGAGCGACTCCGCGTCGGAGTCGTCCGACAACGAGGCGCGCGCCGACGGCGGGGCCGTCGTCATGGACGACGACGAACCGCCGACGATTCAGCGGAACTCGGGGCCGGTCAAACCGTTCGAGGTCCTCGTGCAGGCGGTCAGCCGACCCAGCTACTACGAGTTCGACCCGACGGTCATCCTCTTCTTGACGTTCCCGGCGTTCTTCGGGTTCATGATCGGTGACCTCGGCTACGGGCTCATCTACACCGCAATCGGCTACTTCCTCTACGCCAACTTCGACGACCGTCCGGCGTTCAAGAGCATGGGCGGCATCACCATCGCGGCCGGCCTGTTCACGACGCTGTTCGGCATCCTCTACGGCGAAGTGTTCGGACTACACCTCATCGCGACGTACCTCTGGGAGGGCGTCGTCGGCCTCTCGCACGCCCCGATAGAGAAGGGACTGTCGCCGGCCACCTCCGAGTGGGCGCTCGGCTGGCTGGTCGTGAGCGTGCTCGTCGGCGTCATCCACCTCAACATCGCGTGGATATTCGACTTCTTCGAGAACCTCGAACTCCACGACGCCAAGCACGCGGTCTACGAGAGCGGGTCGTGGCTCCTGATGCTCAACGGCCTCTGGATCTGGATCTTCAGCGACGCCCTGCGCGGTACCGCCCCCGAGTTCCTCTATGAGACGTTCTCCGCCGACGGCGTCATTCCGCTCGGGTTCTCCAGCTTCCCGGCGATGGAGCTGTTCACCATCCCCGGCCTGGGTCCGTTCACCCTGCCGCTGCTGGTGTTCGTCATCGGGTTCGTGCTACTGTTCGTCGGCGAACCCGTCGAGGCGGTCGAGTTCCTGAACGTGCTGGTGAACGTGCTGTCGTACACGCGTCTCGCTGGGGTGCTCCTGGCGAAGGCGGGGATGGCCTTCACGGTCAATCTCCTGTTCTTCGGCGTGTACGTCGACGACCACGGCGGCTGGCACTTCGGCCTCAGCGGAATGCCCGACGCCGCCGCCGTTGCGGCGCTCGGTCCGGGCGAGACGCTGAGCTATCACGGCTACCAGGTGACCGAAATCATGTTCGGCGGCCTCGTCCACGGCGGGGCGGCGACGATTCTCGTCGGCCTGCTCGTCCTCGTCGTCGGCCACATCGCGGTCCTCGCACTCGGCGTGACCAGCGCCGGTCTGCAGGCCGTGCGTCTCGAGTACGTCGAGTTCTTCAACAAGTTCTTCGAGGGCGGCGGCCGCGACTACGAACCGTTCGGCTACGACCGCCAGTTCACCACCGAGGACTGA
- a CDS encoding helix-turn-helix domain-containing protein, translating into MSAFLDFTVPREAFVLGQVLDVDHVGYIELTQFVPVGESLVPFFWAETDDAEAFEAAVTDSPRVADLVGLDGVTGQTLYRVQWESGVDGLLDALQAHDIAVLHASTRDGDWWFKTVAADREVFTRFQAACHEKGLPIEVRRLSNGRTRERALYGLTEKQRDALLLAYRAGYFEPGTDVRLGDISERLEISQQALGGRLKRGTHALVRNTIAFGDA; encoded by the coding sequence ATGAGCGCGTTTTTGGACTTCACCGTCCCTCGAGAGGCGTTCGTCCTCGGGCAGGTGCTGGACGTTGACCACGTCGGCTACATCGAACTCACCCAGTTCGTTCCCGTCGGCGAGTCGCTGGTCCCCTTCTTCTGGGCCGAGACGGACGACGCCGAGGCGTTCGAGGCGGCGGTCACCGATTCCCCCCGCGTCGCCGACCTCGTCGGACTCGACGGCGTGACCGGACAGACGCTGTACCGGGTGCAGTGGGAGTCGGGCGTCGACGGTCTGCTCGACGCCCTGCAGGCGCACGACATCGCGGTATTGCACGCCAGCACCCGCGACGGCGACTGGTGGTTCAAGACCGTCGCGGCGGACCGCGAGGTGTTCACGCGGTTTCAGGCCGCCTGTCACGAGAAGGGTCTGCCCATCGAGGTCCGCCGGCTCTCGAACGGTCGGACCCGCGAGCGTGCGCTGTACGGTCTCACCGAGAAACAGCGGGACGCGCTCTTGCTGGCCTACCGAGCCGGGTACTTCGAACCCGGAACGGACGTGCGGTTGGGGGACATCAGCGAACGACTCGAAATCAGCCAGCAGGCGCTCGGCGGACGACTCAAACGGGGGACGCACGCGCTCGTCCGCAACACCATCGCGTTCGGCGACGCGTGA